Proteins encoded in a region of the Epinephelus lanceolatus isolate andai-2023 chromosome 20, ASM4190304v1, whole genome shotgun sequence genome:
- the urad gene encoding 2-oxo-4-hydroxy-4-carboxy-5-ureidoimidazoline decarboxylase yields the protein MSMDIAAVNALPYEDFVNILGNVVERCPIITAAVWSRRPFLSVSDLEGAISEFIDALPESGKEGILRCHPDLAGRDLQSGTLTRESRQEQAGAGMDALNSAEASRMARLNQEYKERFGFPFVICARMNDKANILRQLFERCQNERAVERARGIEEVKKICRLRLQSLVLTDAPNRL from the exons ATGAGCATGGACATCGCCGCAGTGAATGCTCTCCCTTATGAGGATTTTGTGAATATTTTGGGGAACGTGGTGGAGAGATGTCCCATTATAACAGCTGCTGTGTGGTCGAGGCGTCCCTTTTTGAGCGTTAGTGATTTGGAGGGTGCAATCAGTGAGTTCATCGATGCTCTCCCAGAATCAG gCAAAGAGGGGATCCTCAGGTGCCACCCGGACCTCGCGGGCAGGGACCTCCAGAGCGGCACCTTGACCCGTGAGTCACGCCAGGAGCAGGCAGGCGCCGGGATGGATGCACTGAACTCCGCGGAAGCCTCGCGCATGGCCCGGCTCAACCAGGAGTACAAGGAGCGCTTCGGGTTCCCGTTTGTCATCTGCGCCCGGATGAACGACAAGGCGAACATATTACGGCAGCTGTTCGAGCGCTGCCAGAACGAGCGCGCGGTGGAGAGGGCGCGCGGAATAGAAGAGGTGAAGAAGATATGTCGCCTGCGTCTGCAGAGTCTCGTGCTCACTGACGCACCAAACAGGCTATGA
- the LOC117264654 gene encoding receptor-type tyrosine-protein kinase FLT3, translating to MRGQRNMIAAVFLLCAVKLHCSDGVAAQNPACVPSHEVACFVPADYLNASGPVSVEVCVGQKLIISPEHFSEHSVCNWTGGAGQVLTVNVSHSMILPTLSERYSGEHTLSCETSDGNRTSMTVSLHVVTKRPTKPKLTLDKVDVPRVSPYVTCMSEGCPKPTLKWSGNKNGKAVSSNGRGTASTISSSDYADKELMCCATNAEGQECSQLYDYDLDKENDTFSNVTVSPGQSVLLRCRTQQRWPEFVWDNGNKTMRHKTLACSSKVKKEICIKDDRHDQSWMTYLFIDSVSVDHSGTYTCRTENQMTKSVYIHVQAEGYLSVQLDESKIMSAQEASSSCLEASVSYHPVLQHCYWEAPDKTMTKCIRESWVTKHRTVKLCDVLRSGVYKLHVEAGGKNETKTMSLCVVDTPNIWIDNDTDTFNVEMETLVPANYNWTSCIWTIEGCETNSSWEEIPESSQTDSDVLCKKTIKSSVSRDRVNGHRLRFCLTNSVGSWCGTRNLIYSQPSLQAAIGPPDDNNSSMMVLKVGSLILLLALAVVSIALLYFVKKKKPQYQPQLQMLQMVGPNDNDYIYLNFKNFEYDQKWEFPRENLELGQELGSGAFGMVVQATAYGINKPGVSQQVAVKMLKEKHETVEKEALMSELKMLTHIGHHANIVNLLGACTESGPIYLIFQYCCYGDLLNYLKTNREHYHKSVTDAFNKDRFSSIYHNLQPRKSSSELNQAVDNYVPMHSSTTRGQEDIVLLTINSGDMDSFEDPVIYEDPDDQTEDLQTLTFDDLLNFAYQVARGMEFLSSKNCIHRDLAARNVLVTKGRLVKIGDFGLARDIDNDSNYVVRGNVRLPVKWMAPESTFQGIYTMKSDVWAYGILLWEIFSLGVTPYPGMKVDHTFYSMIERGFKMECPYYANESVYEIMCKCWALDPSSRPSFSKLVSFMCDQLTDREEKLYHNMLDQTSSDYQNTAAVLDISALTKQNENKTQSANNYCQTHATEESEAEVSDTDAAAAEEKLVKPSDTE from the exons GTGGCCTGTTTTGTGCCAGCTGACTATCTGAATGCGTCCGGTCCTGTCAGCGTCGAGGTGTGTGTTGGTCAGAAACTCATCATCTCCCCGGAGCACTTCTCTGAGCACTCTGTATGCAACTGGACCGGAGGAGCAGGCCAAGTACTGACAGT AAATGTGAGTCACTCCATGATTCTACCAACGCTTTCTGAGAGATATTCAGGGGAGCACACGCTGAGCTGTGAAACTAGCGATGGAAACAGAACCTCAATGACTGTGTCTCTGCATGTAGTAACGA aacGTCCCACAAAACCGAAGCTTACACTGGATAAAGTTGATGTCCCCCGTGTGTCCCCTTATGTCACGTGCATGTCTGAGGGCTGCCCAAAGCCCACGCTGAAATGGTCTGG GAACAAAAATGGGAAAGCTGTTTCTTCAAACGGCAGAGGGACAGCGAGCACAATATCCAGCAGTGACTATGCTGATAAAGAACTGATGTGCTGTGCTACTAATGCTGAAGGACAAGAATGCTCCCAGCTGTATGACTATG ATCTGGACAAAGAAAATGATACATTTTCTAATGTGACTGTGAGCCCTGGTCAGTCTGTACTTCTTCGCTGCCGAACACAGCAAAGGTGGCCGGAATTTGTGTGGGACAACGGTAACAAAActatgagacacaaaacattagcatgctccTCTAAAGTCAAGAAAGAG ATCTGCATAAAAGATGACAGACATGATCAAAGCTGGATGACTTATCTGTTCATCGATTCAGTTAGTGTGGACCACAGTGGCACGTATACCTGCAGGACTGAAAACCAAATGACAAAgtctgtttacattcatgtccAAG CTGAAGGTTACCTCTCTGTCCAGCTGGATGAGAGCAAGATCATGTCAGCTCAGGAGGCCTCCAGCTCCTGTTTGGAAGCCAGTGTCTCCTACCACCCTGTGCTCCAGCACTGTTACTGGGAAGCTCCTGATAAAACTATGACTAAATGCATCCGGGAAAGCTGGGTGACAAAACACAG GACTGTGAAGTTATGTGATGTGCTGAGATCGGGAGTTTACAAATTACACGTGGAGGCTGGAGGAAAAAACGAAACAAAGACTATGTCATTGTGTGTTGTAG ACACACCAAATATTTGGATTGACAACGACACGGATACCTTCAACGTTGAGATGGAAACACTCGTGCCAGCAAATTATAACTGGACGTCTTGTATTTGGACCATTGAAGG CTGTGAAACAAACTCTTCCTGGGAGGAGATCCCAGAGTCCTCTCAAACAGACTCTGATGTCCTCTGTAAGAAGACAATCAAAAGCTCTGTGAGCAGAGATCGAGTGAATGGACACCGTTTAAGGTTTTGCCTGACAAACTCAGTTGGTTCCTGGTGCGGAACTCGAAACTTAATATACTCCCAGCCTTCACTCCAGGCCGCCATTG GTCCTCCAGatgacaacaacagcagcatgatGGTGCTGAAAGTGGGCAGTTTGATTCTGCTTCTGGCCTTAGCAGTAGTTAGCATTGCGCTCTTGTACTTTGTTAAAAAGAAG AAACCCCAGTATCAGCCCCAGCTTCAGATGCTCCAGATGGTTGGACCCAACGACAACGATTACATCTACTTAAACTTCAAGAACTTTGAGTACGACCAGAAATGGGAGTTTCCGAGGGAGAACCTGGAACTGG GTCAAGAACTGGGCTCTGGGGCTTTTGGCATGGTGGTTCAGGCTACAGCTTATGGCATCAACAAGCCTGGAGTCTCGCAGCAGGTGGCCGTCAAGATGCTTAAAG agaaacacGAGACAGTGGAGAAGGAGGCTTTGATGTCAGAGCTTAAGATGCTGACTCACATCGGTCACCATGCCAACATTGTTAACCTGCTCGGGGCCTGCACAGAGTCAG GACCCATATACCTGATCTTCCAGTACTGCTGTTATGGAGATCTACTGAACTACCTGAAGACAAACAGGGAGCACTACCACAAGTCTGTGACCGATGCTTTCAACAAGGACCGTTTCAGCAGCATTTACCACAACCTGCAGCCAAGGAAAAGCTCCAG tgaGCTCAACCAAGCAGTGGACAATTACGTGCCCATGCACAGCTCTACCACCAGAGGGCAGGAGGACATCGTCCTCCTCACCATCAACTCTGGTGACATGGACAGCTTTGAAG ACCCAGTGATCTATGAGGACCCAGACGATCAGACAGAGGACCTGCAAACCCTGACCTTTGATGACCTGCTCAACTTTGCCTACCAAGTGGCCAGAGGCATGGAGTTCCTGTCCTCCAAGAAT TGTATCCATCGAGACCTGGCTGCTCGAAACGTGTTAGTGACAAAGGGCAGACTGGTGAAGATTGGTGACTTCGGACTGGCCCGGGACATCGACAACGACTCCAACTATGTTGTGAGAGGAAAT GTGCGTTTGCCAGTGAAGTGGATGGCACCAGAGAGTACCTTTCAGGGCATCTACACCATGAAGAGTGACGTCTGGGCTTATGGCATCCTGCTGTGGGAGATCTTTTCACTTG GTGTTACTCCATACCCGGGCATGAAGGTGGATCACACATTCTATTCAATGATTGAGAGAGGATTCAAGATGGAGTGTCCATACTACGCCAACGAGTCTGT GTATGAGATCATGTGTAAGTGCTGGGCTCTGGATCCCTCCAGCCGGCCGTCTTTCTCCAAGCTGGTGTCCTTTATGTGTGACCAGCttacagacagagaggagaag CTCTACCATAACATGCTCGACCAGACATCCAGCGACTACCAgaacacagcagctgttttgGACATTTCCGCCCTGACAAAACAGAATGAGAACAAGACGCAGTCAGCCAACAATTACTGTCAAACTCATGCCACAGAGGAAAGCGAGGCAGAGGTGTCCGACACAGATGCCGCAGCAGCCGAGGAGAAGCTTGTGAAGCCATCTGATACAGAGTGA